A window from Azoarcus sp. DD4 encodes these proteins:
- a CDS encoding ATP-binding cassette domain-containing protein, with translation MISFRNLRLARGARTLIEGASLQIHPGWKVGLTGANGSGKSSLFAMLRDQLHPDQGDLDMPPGWVIAHVAQETPGLPQPAIDYVLDGDAELRQVEAALAKAEAEHDGSHIGELHARLHEIGGYAARARAAALLDGLGFLPADIERPVADFSGGWRMRLNLAQALMCRSDLLLLDEPTNHLDLDAVIWLEAWLRDYRGTLLLISHDREFLDACVTHVAHIEQQKLTLYTGGYSDFERQRGERLIQQQSMFERQQREIAHMEDYIRRFRAKATKARQAQSRIKALERMERIAAAHVDTPFSFSFRDCPAAPDPLLQIEDGAVGYGGRTVLDRIVLTLRPGERVGLLGRNGAGKSTLIKLLSGQLALSAGRRLEGKGLATGYFAQHQLETLRPDESALQHMTRLDPAAREQDLRDYLGGFDFRGDGVGGTSTPATTPCAPFSGGEKSRLALALLIWRQPNLLLLDEPTNHLDLEMRHALTLALQDYEGAMVLVSHDRALLRATCDRFLLVDDGRVQPFDGDLDDYRDWLAMRRAEAAAAAQCPDQAADKAARKADRAQAAADRQARLAARRPLVKELDQIDKKLAGWNGEKKLLDARLADPALYSGGDSAQLQTLLKRQAELAGWIEEAELRWLELSETLEGIPAD, from the coding sequence GTGATCAGTTTCCGCAACCTACGCCTGGCGCGCGGCGCCAGGACACTCATCGAAGGCGCCAGCCTGCAGATCCATCCCGGCTGGAAGGTCGGCCTGACCGGTGCCAACGGCAGCGGCAAATCCAGCCTGTTCGCCATGCTGCGCGACCAGCTCCATCCCGACCAGGGCGATCTCGACATGCCGCCGGGCTGGGTGATCGCCCACGTTGCCCAGGAAACCCCGGGCCTGCCGCAGCCGGCGATCGACTACGTGCTCGACGGCGACGCCGAACTGCGCCAGGTCGAGGCCGCGCTGGCGAAGGCGGAGGCGGAGCACGACGGCAGCCACATCGGCGAACTCCACGCCCGCCTGCACGAGATCGGCGGCTACGCGGCGCGCGCCCGCGCCGCGGCGCTGCTCGACGGCCTCGGTTTCCTGCCGGCCGACATCGAACGCCCGGTGGCGGATTTCTCCGGCGGCTGGCGCATGCGGCTCAATCTGGCGCAGGCGCTGATGTGCCGTTCCGACCTGCTGCTGCTCGACGAGCCGACCAACCACCTCGACCTCGACGCGGTGATCTGGCTCGAGGCCTGGCTGCGCGACTACCGCGGCACCCTGCTGCTGATCTCGCACGACCGCGAGTTCCTCGATGCCTGCGTCACCCACGTCGCCCACATCGAACAGCAGAAGCTCACGCTCTACACCGGCGGCTATTCGGATTTCGAGCGCCAGCGTGGCGAGCGCCTGATCCAGCAGCAATCGATGTTCGAGCGCCAGCAGCGCGAGATCGCGCACATGGAAGACTACATCCGCCGCTTCCGCGCCAAGGCTACCAAGGCGCGCCAGGCGCAGAGCCGGATCAAGGCGCTGGAGCGGATGGAGCGCATCGCCGCGGCGCACGTCGATACGCCGTTTTCCTTCAGCTTCCGCGACTGCCCGGCGGCGCCCGATCCGCTGCTGCAGATCGAGGACGGCGCGGTCGGCTACGGCGGGCGCACGGTGCTGGACCGCATCGTGCTGACGCTGCGCCCGGGCGAGCGCGTCGGCCTGCTCGGCCGCAACGGCGCCGGCAAATCGACGCTGATCAAGCTGCTGTCCGGGCAACTGGCCCTGAGCGCCGGCCGCCGGCTGGAAGGCAAGGGGCTGGCGACCGGCTATTTCGCCCAGCACCAGCTCGAAACCCTGCGCCCGGACGAATCCGCGCTGCAGCACATGACCCGGCTCGACCCGGCCGCGCGCGAGCAGGACCTGCGCGACTACCTCGGCGGCTTCGATTTCCGCGGCGACGGCGTCGGCGGCACCTCGACCCCGGCGACCACGCCCTGCGCGCCCTTTTCCGGCGGCGAGAAGTCGCGCCTGGCGCTGGCCTTGCTGATCTGGCGGCAGCCCAACCTGCTGCTGCTCGACGAACCGACCAACCACCTCGACCTCGAAATGCGCCACGCGCTGACCCTGGCGCTGCAGGACTACGAGGGCGCGATGGTGCTGGTGTCGCACGACCGCGCGCTGCTGCGCGCCACCTGCGACCGCTTCCTGCTGGTCGACGACGGACGCGTCCAGCCCTTCGACGGCGACCTCGACGACTACCGCGACTGGCTGGCCATGCGCCGCGCCGAAGCGGCCGCCGCGGCACAGTGCCCCGACCAGGCCGCCGACAAGGCGGCGCGCAAGGCCGACCGCGCCCAGGCCGCGGCCGACCGCCAGGCGCGGCTGGCGGCGCGTCGGCCGCTGGTGAAGGAACTCGACCAGATCGACAAGAAGCTCGCCGGCTGGAACGGCGAGAAGAAGCTGCTCGACGCGCGCCTGG
- a CDS encoding 2-hydroxychromene-2-carboxylate isomerase — protein MQRPVVEFWFEFASTYSYLAVMRIEQAADEAGVDVAWRPFLLGPVFLALGWNDSPFNIYPPKGRYMWRDLARLADKYRLPFRMPSRFPRNGLLAARVALVGETETWVAAFARAAMKANFAEDREIGEPGVIRQILQAQGLPAEDIMARAQSEDIKAALRRQTERAAELGLFGAPSFRVGDELFWGNDRLEDALAWARRPPQPAA, from the coding sequence ATGCAGCGTCCGGTCGTCGAGTTCTGGTTCGAGTTCGCCAGTACCTATTCCTACCTGGCCGTGATGCGTATCGAGCAGGCGGCCGACGAGGCGGGCGTGGATGTCGCCTGGCGGCCCTTCCTGCTCGGTCCGGTGTTCCTCGCGCTCGGCTGGAACGATTCGCCCTTCAACATCTATCCGCCCAAGGGGCGCTACATGTGGCGCGATCTGGCGCGGCTGGCGGACAAATACCGTTTGCCCTTCCGCATGCCGAGCCGCTTTCCGCGCAACGGCCTGCTGGCGGCGCGGGTCGCACTGGTGGGCGAGACCGAGACCTGGGTGGCCGCGTTCGCGCGCGCGGCGATGAAGGCCAATTTCGCCGAGGACCGCGAGATCGGCGAGCCCGGGGTGATACGCCAGATCCTGCAGGCGCAGGGCTTGCCGGCAGAAGACATCATGGCGCGGGCGCAGAGCGAGGATATCAAGGCCGCACTGCGCAGGCAGACCGAACGTGCGGCGGAACTGGGTCTGTTCGGCGCACCGAGCTTCCGCGTCGGCGACGAGCTGTTCTGGGGCAACGACAGGCTGGAAGACGCGCTTGCCTGGGCGCGTCGTCCGCCGCAGCCGGCAGCCTAG
- a CDS encoding DUF2917 domain-containing protein, with protein sequence MDAQNGIIEYQLAARASVVLTRAAGLEVRCRAGSVWLTQYGDDRDIVLRPGQSFVLSLATAVVMSSAQGASLSVQRVAPAAAAGAPRSLLRRLAGWFDPRGCSAVARQLRGRLAML encoded by the coding sequence ATGGATGCGCAAAACGGGATCATCGAATACCAGCTGGCAGCGCGTGCGTCGGTGGTGCTGACGCGCGCGGCCGGGCTGGAGGTGCGCTGCCGCGCGGGCAGCGTCTGGCTCACCCAGTACGGCGACGATCGCGACATCGTCCTCCGTCCGGGCCAGTCCTTCGTGCTATCGCTGGCGACGGCGGTGGTGATGTCGTCGGCGCAGGGCGCAAGCCTCAGCGTGCAGCGGGTGGCGCCGGCCGCTGCCGCGGGTGCGCCGCGCAGCCTGCTGCGCCGGCTTGCGGGCTGGTTCGATCCGCGCGGCTGCAGCGCGGTGGCGCGACAGCTGCGTGGCCGCCTGGCGATGCTATAA
- a CDS encoding LysR substrate-binding domain-containing protein: protein MHNPLLQLPPLDPLRGFVAAARHLSFTRAADELCLTQSAISRQVQALETALGTPLFVRGVRSLALTAAGSRLAAAAEGWLDEYGTLATALRQPGTRPVTVTASIGISALWLVPRLRDFQARHPDTEVRIAAGNRVVDLAREDIDLALRYCADRDAPAGSVKLFGETLFPVAHPSVATGLTLNAATLPQLTLLDYDEPGFPWIRWDHWLAAAGLESLRPRSRIGYSHYDQLIHAATTGLGVALGRAVLVDPMLEDGRLMAVGSERFTVEGRGFWLVPAPRPLRPEVARFAEWVKEAAGAAAG, encoded by the coding sequence ATGCATAACCCGCTCCTCCAGCTGCCGCCGCTGGACCCGTTGCGCGGCTTCGTCGCCGCCGCCCGCCACCTGTCCTTCACCCGCGCCGCCGACGAACTCTGCCTCACCCAGTCGGCGATCAGCCGCCAGGTGCAGGCGCTGGAAACCGCCCTGGGCACGCCCTTGTTCGTACGCGGCGTGCGCAGCCTGGCGCTCACCGCCGCCGGCAGCCGGCTGGCCGCCGCCGCCGAGGGCTGGCTGGACGAATACGGCACGCTGGCGACGGCATTGCGCCAGCCGGGCACACGGCCGGTGACGGTCACCGCGTCGATCGGCATCTCGGCGCTGTGGCTGGTGCCGCGCCTGCGGGACTTCCAGGCCCGTCACCCCGACACCGAGGTGCGCATCGCCGCCGGCAACCGCGTGGTCGATCTCGCCCGCGAAGACATCGACCTCGCGCTACGCTACTGCGCCGATCGCGATGCGCCGGCCGGCTCCGTCAAGCTGTTCGGCGAAACCCTGTTCCCGGTCGCCCACCCCTCGGTCGCCACCGGCCTGACGCTGAACGCCGCCACCTTGCCTCAGCTCACCCTGCTCGACTACGACGAACCCGGCTTTCCCTGGATACGCTGGGATCACTGGCTGGCGGCCGCCGGGCTGGAATCGCTGCGGCCGCGTTCGCGCATCGGCTACAGCCATTACGACCAGCTCATCCACGCCGCAACCACCGGCCTGGGCGTTGCGCTCGGCCGCGCGGTGCTGGTCGATCCCATGCTCGAGGACGGTCGCCTGATGGCGGTCGGCAGCGAACGCTTCACCGTGGAAGGACGCGGCTTCTGGCTGGTGCCCGCGCCCCGCCCGCTGCGGCCGGAGGTGGCACGCTTCGCCGAATGGGTGAAGGAGGCCGCCGGCGCGGCGGCCGGTTAG
- a CDS encoding DMT family transporter, whose translation MPPKQHLDRLAIGLMILLCMIWGVQQVTIKIANAGISPVLQAGLRSIGATVLVFAWARLRGVRLFAADRSLRPGLAAGVLFAVEFALIFWALEYTTASRGVIFLYTAPFFVALGAVWLLPHERMRRPQWVGMALAFSGIVVLFGENLLQPAGRAWIGDLMMLVAAMLWAATTLTVKASALATAAAEKTLLYQLAVSAVVLPLLSFGFGEAGVFAPSAGVWASLAFQTVVVAAASYVSWFWLIRHYPATRLSSFSFLTPVFGVLAGGLLLGEALTPAVFIALALVGAGIWIANRPT comes from the coding sequence ATGCCCCCCAAGCAGCACCTCGACCGCCTTGCCATCGGCCTGATGATCCTGCTGTGCATGATCTGGGGCGTGCAGCAGGTCACCATCAAGATCGCCAATGCCGGCATCTCGCCGGTGCTCCAGGCCGGCTTGCGTTCCATCGGCGCCACCGTGCTGGTGTTCGCCTGGGCGAGGCTGCGCGGCGTCCGCCTGTTCGCGGCCGACCGCAGCCTGCGGCCCGGACTGGCGGCCGGCGTGCTGTTCGCGGTCGAATTCGCGCTGATCTTCTGGGCGCTCGAATACACCACGGCTTCGCGCGGCGTGATCTTCCTCTATACCGCGCCCTTCTTCGTCGCCCTCGGCGCGGTGTGGCTGCTGCCGCACGAACGCATGCGGCGCCCCCAGTGGGTGGGCATGGCGCTGGCGTTCTCGGGCATCGTCGTGCTGTTCGGCGAGAACCTGCTGCAGCCGGCCGGGCGCGCCTGGATCGGCGATCTGATGATGCTGGTGGCGGCGATGCTGTGGGCTGCGACCACGCTCACGGTGAAAGCGTCGGCACTGGCCACGGCGGCGGCGGAGAAGACCCTGCTCTATCAACTGGCGGTGTCGGCAGTGGTGTTGCCGCTGCTGTCCTTCGGCTTCGGCGAGGCGGGGGTGTTCGCGCCGAGCGCCGGCGTATGGGCCAGCCTCGCCTTTCAGACCGTCGTGGTGGCTGCCGCCAGCTATGTCAGCTGGTTCTGGCTGATCCGCCACTATCCGGCGACGCGGCTGTCGTCGTTCTCCTTCCTGACGCCGGTGTTCGGTGTGCTGGCCGGCGGCCTGCTGCTGGGCGAGGCGCTGACGCCGGCGGTATTCATCGCGCTCGCGCTGGTCGGTGCCGGCATCTGGATCGCTAACCGGCCCACCTAA
- the putA gene encoding bifunctional proline dehydrogenase/L-glutamate gamma-semialdehyde dehydrogenase PutA, translating to MKFAADIPESLDGLRAAITAACRRDEASCVAALAAELEQRRVALQLDPAAVDARARALVADVRRRRHGASGVDQLMHEFSLSSQEGVALMCLAEALLRIPDRATADRLIRDKIGKGDWRPHLGHSGSLFVNAATWGLLITGRLVATRSERALGGALSRLLARGGEPVVRRGVDFAMRLLGQQFVMGETIDAALRRSRDNELRGYAHSFDMLGEAALTASDAERYTRAYEDAIHAIGAASAGRGPYAGPGISIKLSALHPRYCRAQRRRVLAELLPQLTALMGLARGYDIGVNIDAEESDRLELSLELFERLVADPALAGWNGLGFVVQAYQKRAPGVIDYLVDLARRSDRRLMIRLVKGAYWDSEIKRAQIDGLAGYPVYTRKPHTDLAYLVCACRLLAATEAVYPQFATHNAHTLAAVYEMALAAGAGGLGREYEFQCLHGMGESLYDSVVGPAQLGRLCRIYAPVGSHQTLLPYLVRRLLENGANTSFVNRIVDERVPVDALVADPLAVVAAEGGGPHPAIPLPAALYGAARINSAGLDLASDAVLATLETGLGALAERHWWASPLLAAAGPDEAACRQRARPVTNPADSTEVVGSVVEAGAEEVAGAIAAAVEYAPAWSAAPAVLRATCLERAAELFEAHRIDFVSLCVREAGKTWGNAVAELREAVDFCRYYAAQSRSLTPPAGAAPGPLACISPWNFPLAIFVGQVAAALAAGRPVLAKPAMQTPLTAALAVRLLHEAGVPRAALQLLPGRGASVGAALVADERVGGVLFTGSTEVARQLNRSLARRPATAPEPCLIAETGGQNAMIVDSSALPEQVVQDVLVSAFDSAGQRCSALRVLCLQREVADRLQAMLVEAMQELRIGDPARLDTDVGPVIDAAAAAELEAHVARMQAAGRHVFRLPLPAACAGGSYVAPTLIEIDALTDVPREVFGPVLHVLRFEAVELEGLIAAINATGYGLTGGLHGRIDETVDRVVAGLHVGNLYVNRNMIGAVVGVQPFGGEGLSGTGPKAGGPLYLHRLLGSGTLSPVALGATPPEPAADGGALGVLARWAQAEGEHALVRACAYYGANSLNGSLLTLPGPTGERNTLRFVPRGAVLCVASSAAALLEQLAAVLATGNAALFEAGAPAYQVAACLPAFLPGWLGVRGHAAEPALAAALYEGTPDGVQRLRTQLAERPGALLPVILPGADGRYPLHRLVTERVVSINTAAAGGNATLMTLG from the coding sequence ATGAAGTTCGCTGCGGATATCCCGGAGTCCCTCGACGGCCTGCGTGCCGCGATCACCGCCGCCTGCAGGCGTGACGAAGCGAGCTGCGTGGCCGCGCTGGCGGCCGAGCTGGAGCAGCGGCGCGTGGCCTTGCAGCTCGATCCGGCCGCGGTCGATGCGCGTGCCCGCGCGCTGGTGGCCGACGTGCGCCGCCGCCGCCACGGCGCCAGCGGCGTCGACCAGCTGATGCACGAGTTCTCGCTGTCCAGCCAGGAAGGCGTGGCGCTGATGTGCCTGGCCGAGGCCCTGCTGCGCATTCCCGACCGCGCCACCGCCGACCGCCTGATCCGCGACAAGATCGGCAAGGGCGACTGGCGCCCGCACCTGGGCCACAGCGGTTCGCTCTTCGTCAATGCCGCCACCTGGGGCTTGCTGATCACCGGCAGGCTGGTCGCTACCCGCAGCGAGCGCGCGCTCGGCGGGGCGCTCAGCCGCCTGCTTGCGCGCGGCGGCGAACCGGTGGTGAGACGCGGCGTCGACTTCGCGATGCGCCTGCTCGGCCAGCAGTTCGTCATGGGCGAAACCATAGACGCGGCCTTGCGCCGCAGCCGCGACAACGAGCTGCGCGGCTATGCCCATTCCTTCGACATGCTGGGCGAGGCGGCGCTCACGGCTTCCGACGCCGAGCGCTACACCCGTGCCTACGAGGATGCGATCCACGCTATCGGCGCGGCCAGCGCGGGGCGCGGCCCCTATGCCGGGCCGGGCATCTCGATCAAGCTGTCGGCGCTGCACCCGCGCTACTGTCGCGCCCAGCGCCGGCGGGTGCTGGCCGAACTGCTGCCGCAGCTGACCGCGCTGATGGGCCTGGCGCGCGGCTACGACATCGGCGTGAACATCGATGCCGAGGAATCGGACCGGCTGGAACTCTCGCTCGAACTGTTCGAGCGGCTTGTCGCCGATCCGGCGCTGGCGGGCTGGAACGGGCTGGGTTTCGTGGTCCAGGCCTACCAGAAGCGGGCGCCCGGCGTGATCGACTATCTGGTCGATCTGGCCCGCCGCAGCGACCGCCGGCTGATGATACGGCTGGTGAAGGGCGCCTACTGGGACAGCGAGATCAAGCGCGCCCAGATCGATGGGCTGGCCGGCTATCCGGTCTATACGCGCAAGCCGCATACGGACCTCGCCTACCTGGTCTGCGCCTGCCGCCTGCTGGCGGCAACCGAGGCGGTCTATCCGCAGTTCGCCACCCACAATGCCCACACCCTGGCGGCGGTGTACGAGATGGCGCTGGCGGCGGGCGCCGGCGGGCTCGGCCGCGAGTACGAGTTCCAGTGCCTGCACGGCATGGGCGAAAGCCTGTACGACAGCGTGGTCGGCCCGGCGCAGCTCGGCCGCCTGTGCCGCATCTACGCGCCGGTCGGCAGTCACCAGACCCTGCTGCCCTACCTGGTACGGCGGCTGCTGGAGAACGGTGCCAACACGTCCTTCGTCAATCGCATCGTCGACGAGCGGGTGCCGGTCGATGCGCTGGTTGCCGATCCGCTGGCCGTGGTTGCCGCCGAGGGCGGCGGGCCGCATCCGGCGATACCGCTGCCGGCGGCGCTGTACGGCGCCGCGCGGATCAACTCGGCGGGCCTGGACCTGGCGAGCGATGCCGTGCTCGCCACGCTGGAAACCGGTCTCGGCGCACTGGCCGAGCGCCACTGGTGGGCCAGCCCGCTGCTCGCCGCCGCCGGGCCCGATGAAGCGGCGTGCCGCCAGCGCGCGCGGCCGGTGACGAATCCGGCCGACAGCACGGAGGTCGTCGGCAGCGTGGTCGAAGCCGGCGCCGAGGAGGTGGCCGGCGCGATCGCGGCGGCGGTGGAGTACGCTCCGGCATGGTCCGCGGCGCCGGCCGTCCTGCGGGCGACCTGCCTGGAGCGCGCCGCCGAACTGTTCGAAGCACATCGCATCGACTTCGTCAGCCTGTGCGTGCGCGAGGCCGGCAAGACCTGGGGCAACGCCGTTGCCGAGCTGCGCGAGGCGGTCGATTTCTGCCGCTATTACGCCGCCCAGTCGCGCAGCCTGACGCCACCGGCGGGGGCCGCGCCGGGGCCGCTGGCCTGCATCAGCCCGTGGAATTTCCCGCTGGCCATCTTCGTCGGCCAGGTTGCGGCAGCCCTGGCCGCCGGCCGGCCGGTACTGGCCAAACCGGCGATGCAGACGCCGCTCACCGCGGCCCTGGCGGTCCGCCTGCTGCACGAGGCCGGCGTGCCGCGCGCCGCGCTGCAGCTGCTGCCCGGTCGCGGCGCCAGCGTGGGCGCTGCGCTGGTGGCGGACGAGCGTGTCGGCGGCGTGCTGTTTACCGGTTCCACCGAGGTGGCCCGCCAGCTCAACCGCAGCCTCGCGCGGCGGCCGGCGACAGCGCCGGAACCCTGCCTGATCGCCGAGACCGGCGGTCAGAACGCGATGATCGTCGATTCGTCCGCGCTGCCCGAGCAGGTGGTGCAGGACGTGCTGGTGTCCGCCTTCGACAGCGCCGGCCAGCGCTGCTCGGCCTTGCGGGTGCTGTGCCTGCAACGCGAGGTCGCCGACCGCCTGCAGGCGATGCTGGTCGAGGCGATGCAGGAACTGCGCATCGGCGACCCGGCGCGGCTGGATACCGACGTCGGTCCGGTGATCGACGCCGCTGCCGCTGCGGAGCTCGAAGCTCATGTGGCGCGGATGCAGGCGGCCGGGCGCCACGTCTTCCGGCTGCCGCTGCCCGCGGCTTGCGCTGGCGGAAGCTACGTGGCGCCGACCCTGATCGAGATCGATGCGCTCACCGACGTGCCGCGCGAGGTGTTCGGTCCCGTCCTGCATGTGTTGCGCTTCGAGGCTGTCGAGCTGGAAGGGCTGATCGCCGCGATCAACGCCACCGGCTACGGCCTGACCGGCGGCCTGCACGGCCGCATCGACGAGACCGTGGACCGCGTGGTCGCGGGTCTCCACGTCGGCAACCTCTACGTCAATCGCAACATGATAGGCGCGGTGGTCGGCGTCCAGCCTTTCGGTGGCGAAGGCCTGTCCGGCACGGGACCGAAGGCCGGCGGGCCGCTCTACCTGCATCGCCTGCTGGGCAGCGGCACGCTGTCGCCGGTCGCGCTGGGCGCGACTCCGCCAGAGCCGGCGGCCGACGGTGGCGCACTCGGCGTGCTGGCGCGCTGGGCGCAGGCCGAAGGCGAACACGCGCTGGTGCGCGCCTGCGCCTACTACGGCGCCAACAGCCTGAACGGCAGCCTGCTGACCCTGCCGGGGCCGACCGGCGAGCGCAATACGTTGCGCTTCGTCCCGCGCGGAGCGGTGTTGTGCGTGGCGTCGTCCGCGGCCGCGTTGCTGGAGCAACTGGCCGCGGTGCTGGCGACCGGCAACGCCGCCCTGTTCGAGGCGGGTGCGCCTGCCTACCAGGTGGCCGCCTGTCTGCCGGCGTTCTTGCCGGGCTGGCTGGGCGTGCGCGGCCATGCCGCCGAACCGGCGCTGGCCGCCGCGCTCTACGAGGGCACCCCCGACGGTGTCCAACGCCTGCGCACCCAGCTTGCCGAACGTCCGGGCGCGCTGCTGCCGGTGATCCTGCCGGGGGCGGACGGGCGCTACCCGCTGCACCGGCTGGTCACCGAGCGGGTGGTGAGCATCAACACGGCGGCCGCCGGCGGCAATGCCACGCTGATGACCCTGGGCTGA
- a CDS encoding DUF6279 family lipoprotein produces the protein MRVPPFFRPSLRLRWLLPCVLAAVLAACGMRFAYSHLDWLLPWYLSDYVTLDRDQRNLLDARLADRLAWHCRQQLGPYAELLRRVEADLRRGRIEAAELDAHLTRAESLWRELMVAITPDARALLESLSDEQTAELAAAFRRRNRDAREDFLDGSPAELRERQVERMEKRLRPWLGRLQPDQRRLIEQWSDALTLSTAQWLAQRERWQANLLATLGQRRQPAVFEARLRPLLVSPDAGWPADYRARVAHNRSQTVALLAGLLNSATPGQREQLFGEIDAWARQFELRACAPAALPAQAAARP, from the coding sequence ATGCGCGTCCCGCCTTTTTTCCGCCCCTCGCTCCGCCTGCGCTGGCTGCTGCCTTGCGTGCTGGCGGCAGTGCTGGCCGCTTGCGGCATGCGCTTTGCCTATTCCCATCTCGACTGGCTGCTGCCCTGGTACCTGAGCGACTACGTCACGCTCGACCGCGACCAGCGCAATCTGCTCGATGCCCGCCTCGCCGACCGCCTGGCCTGGCACTGCCGCCAGCAGCTCGGTCCCTATGCCGAACTGCTGCGGCGGGTCGAGGCCGACTTGCGGCGCGGCCGCATCGAAGCGGCCGAACTCGATGCCCATCTCACCCGCGCAGAAAGCCTGTGGCGCGAGCTGATGGTGGCCATCACTCCCGACGCCCGCGCCTTGCTCGAGTCGCTCAGCGACGAACAGACGGCCGAACTCGCCGCCGCCTTCCGGCGCCGCAACCGCGACGCGCGCGAGGACTTCCTCGACGGCAGCCCGGCCGAGCTGCGCGAGCGCCAGGTCGAACGCATGGAAAAGCGCCTGCGGCCCTGGCTGGGTCGCCTGCAGCCGGATCAGCGCCGTTTGATCGAGCAGTGGAGCGATGCGTTGACGCTGTCGACCGCACAGTGGCTGGCGCAGCGCGAGCGCTGGCAGGCGAACCTGCTGGCCACGCTCGGCCAGCGCCGCCAGCCCGCCGTCTTCGAGGCCCGCTTGCGTCCCTTGCTGGTCAGCCCCGATGCCGGGTGGCCGGCCGACTATCGTGCCCGGGTCGCGCACAACCGCAGCCAGACGGTGGCCCTGCTGGCGGGCCTGCTCAACAGCGCCACACCCGGCCAGCGCGAGCAGCTGTTCGGCGAGATCGACGCCTGGGCGCGTCAGTTCGAGCTGCGCGCCTGCGCACCGGCGGCGCTGCCGGCGCAGGCGGCGGCCCGCCCCTGA
- a CDS encoding FAD:protein FMN transferase — MAALFARLRTAGLLLCLAVALAACSRAEVRHKESYVFGTRVDVAVYGNDAAQADTAMAAVLGEFDRLHRAYHAWEPSELTTLNAALARGETVTVSDELAAMLRDAQRIAAIGDQLFDPALGGLIELWGFHTDTFVPQRPDPARVAALLAAAPRMSDLVIDGKRVASRNPAVQLDLGGYAKGYALDRAATILRQQGVANALINIGGNVMALGKKGDQPWRVGIQHPREAGPLASLPLYDGEAIGTSGDYQRYFELDGERYAHLLDPRTGQPAHGTQSLTVLITPRADAGTLSDAASKPAYIAGDGWREQTRRFGIDHALRVAADGRIEVTRELRARLQLPSGVKMDVVD, encoded by the coding sequence ATGGCCGCGCTGTTCGCCCGGCTGCGCACGGCCGGCCTGCTGCTGTGCCTGGCCGTGGCGCTGGCCGCGTGTTCGCGCGCCGAGGTCCGGCACAAGGAATCCTATGTCTTCGGCACCCGCGTCGACGTTGCGGTGTACGGCAACGACGCGGCCCAGGCCGACACCGCAATGGCGGCTGTGCTGGGCGAGTTCGACCGACTGCACCGCGCCTACCACGCCTGGGAACCGTCCGAACTGACCACGCTGAACGCAGCGCTGGCGCGCGGCGAAACCGTCACCGTGTCGGACGAGCTGGCCGCGATGCTGCGCGACGCCCAGCGCATCGCCGCGATCGGCGACCAGCTTTTCGACCCGGCGCTCGGCGGCCTGATCGAGCTGTGGGGATTTCACACCGATACCTTCGTGCCGCAGCGGCCCGATCCGGCCAGGGTCGCCGCGCTGCTTGCCGCCGCGCCGCGCATGAGCGATCTCGTCATCGACGGCAAGCGGGTGGCCAGCCGCAACCCGGCGGTGCAGCTCGACCTCGGCGGCTATGCCAAGGGCTACGCGCTCGACCGGGCGGCGACCATCCTGCGTCAGCAGGGTGTGGCCAATGCGTTGATCAACATCGGCGGCAACGTCATGGCGCTCGGCAAGAAGGGCGACCAGCCCTGGCGTGTCGGCATCCAGCACCCGCGTGAAGCCGGCCCGCTGGCGTCGCTGCCGCTCTACGACGGCGAGGCCATCGGCACCTCGGGCGACTACCAACGCTATTTCGAACTCGACGGCGAGCGCTACGCCCACCTGCTCGATCCGCGCACCGGCCAGCCGGCGCACGGCACCCAGTCGCTCACCGTGCTGATCACCCCGCGTGCCGACGCTGGCACATTGTCGGACGCCGCCAGCAAGCCCGCCTATATCGCCGGCGACGGCTGGCGCGAGCAGACCCGCCGCTTCGGCATCGACCATGCGCTGCGGGTGGCGGCGGACGGTCGTATCGAGGTCACGCGCGAACTGCGCGCCCGTCTGCAGCTGCCTTCCGGCGTCAAGATGGACGTGGTGGACTGA